The proteins below come from a single Paludibacter jiangxiensis genomic window:
- a CDS encoding NADH-quinone oxidoreductase subunit NuoE family protein encodes MEKVTPFIIAEAELDAIIGKHLGKPGMLLSVLEEAQEMHPQKYLPGETLLSIAQKLNIAYSQVYSVVTFYSFFNLMPQGRHSIVVCRGTACHTKGSKALLDEICPLLGIHREANASESNFTTPDNEFTIKTVACFGQCALSPVIAIDGIIHSNVNSQKLAKILNKIKSSIKTSGDK; translated from the coding sequence ATGGAAAAAGTCACGCCATTCATCATCGCAGAAGCCGAACTGGACGCTATTATCGGGAAGCATCTGGGGAAACCGGGGATGCTACTGTCAGTTCTGGAAGAAGCGCAAGAGATGCATCCGCAGAAATATCTTCCGGGTGAAACACTCTTATCAATTGCACAAAAACTAAATATCGCCTATTCTCAGGTATACAGTGTTGTAACCTTCTATTCGTTTTTCAATCTTATGCCTCAGGGGCGTCATTCTATCGTTGTCTGCCGGGGCACCGCCTGCCACACAAAAGGATCGAAAGCACTACTGGACGAAATTTGTCCGCTATTGGGAATACATCGGGAGGCAAATGCTTCCGAATCGAACTTCACAACACCCGACAATGAGTTTACGATCAAGACGGTCGCTTGTTTCGGACAGTGTGCTCTCTCTCCCGTCATTGCTATTGATGGCATCATTCACAGCAATGTAAATTCTCAGAAGCTGGCCAAAATACTGAACAAGATCAAATCTTCAATTAAAACGTCCGGCGATAAATAA